The genomic DNA GGCTTGGTGCTTCGGTGGTGAGTCGATACCCTTTTGCCTGGAGAGAACGGAACATCATTCGGTTTCGTGGGCGCGCGGAAGGACGATCTCGGGATGCGTATAGGAATGGCCCTGAACTACTCAGGGGGCTTCAAGGAGACGGTGTCCGCGTTGGCCGACTACGAGAAGGCCGGTCTCGACATCGTCTTCGTCGCCGAGGCCTACAGCTTCGACGCGGTCAGCCAGATGGGTTACATCGCGGCCAAGACCGAGCGCCTGCAGATCGCCTCCGGCATCCTGCCGATCTACTCCCGGACGCCCACCCTGCTGGCCATGACCGCCGCGGGCATGGACTACGTCTCGGACGGCCGCTTCACCCTGGGCCTCGGCGCCTCGGGCCCGCAGGTCATCGAGGGCTTCCACGGCGTGCCGTACACCGCTCCGCTGGGTCGTACCCGCGAGGTCGTCGAGATCTGCCGCCAGGTTTGGAAGCGCGAGCGCCTGACCTACGAGGGCAGGCACTACACCGTCCCGCTCCCCGCCGGCCAGGGCACCGGCCTGGGCAAGCCTCTGAAGATCATCAACCACCCCGTCCGGGACCGCATCCCCATCGTGATCGCCGCCATCGGCCCCAAGAACGTCGAGCTGTCGGCGGAGCTGGCCGAGGGCTGGGAGCCGATCTTCTACATGCCGGAGAAGGCCGCCGACGTCTGGGGCGCCTCGCTGGCGGCCGGCAAGGCGAGGCGCGACCCGGCCCTGGGTGAGCTGGACGTCATCGCCCAGGCGTCGCTGGCCATCGGCGACGACGTGTCCGGCTGGCTGGAACTGGGCCGTCCGATGGCCGCCCTCTACATCGGCGGCATGGGCGCCAGGGGCAAGAACTTCTACAACGACCTCGCCCGCCGGTACGGCTACGAGAAGGAGGCCGAGCAGATCCAGAACCTCTATCTCGACGGCAAGAAGGACGAGGCCGCCGCGCTCGTCCCGCACGAACTGCTGGAGAAGATGTCCCTGATCGGCTCCGAGGGCCACGTCCGCGAGCGCATCCAGGCGATGAGGGAGTCGGGTGTCACCACCCTCAACGTCGCGCCGCTCGGCCGCACGCATGAGGAGCGCGTCCGGCTCATCGAGAGGGTCAGGGAACTCGCGTCCTGACGTCTCACGTGAAGGGCCCCGTCCTCATGGATCTCGAAGTCCGTCGCGTCCCCGGATCGGGGTGGTGCGGCGACCACCGGAACCCATGCCTGGCCGGGGTCTTTTTCCTGTCCACGCCTCCCCGGAGGCCTCGACGAGATCCTTTTCCACGCGTAATGTGATGTGTATCACATAGTAAATCGGAATATATGCTTCGTATGGGGAGGTTCTACCCCCTCGTGAGGTTTTCCCCAGTGATCGTGTGGCTTGTCGAGCGGCTACACGTCGACCTGTGCCGCCTGAACAGCCAGCTCTGTCGCTGAACGCTGTCCCTCCCCCCACCTCTCCTCACTCCGCATGTCCGTGTCCGCCCCGGCATGCCCTTCCACGGAGCCCCGTACATGAAAAGGTTCTCTTTCTCCCTGCAGTTGCTGCTGGGCCTGGTCGTCGGTGTCGTCCTCGGGCTCATCGCCCGCGCCGGTGACGTCACCTGGCTCACCACCACCCTGACCGAGGTCGGCAAACTCTTCGTCCAGCTCCTCAAGCTGGCCGTCCCGCCGCTGGTCTTCACCGCCGTCGTCGTCAGCGTGGCCAATCTGCGCAACGTCAACGGAGCCGCCCGGCTCGCGGGCAAGACGCTGCTGTGGTTCCTGGCCACCTCGCTGATCGCGGTGGCCTTCGGCATCGGTCTCGGACTGATCCTCAATCCCGGCCTGGGCGTCAACATCGCCACCGAGGGTGCCAAGGCGGTGGACCTGGAAGGCGCCGGAACCTGGGTCGACTTCCTGACCGGCATCATCCCGACCAACATCGTCACCGCCTTCACCGAGCTCAACGTCCTCCAGATCGTCTTCCTGGGAGTCGTCCTGGGCGCCGCCGCCCTGGCGGTCGGGGAGAAGGCCGAGCCGTTCCTGGACTTCAGCCGCTCGGTGCTCGAACTGGTGCAGAAGGCCCTGTGGTGGGTCATCCGGCTGGCCCCGATCGGCACCGCCGGTCTCATCGGCAAGTCCGTCGCCAGCTACGGCTGGGACCTGCTCGCCCCGCTCGCCAAGTTCAGCGCGGGCGTCTACATCGGGTGCCTCCTCGTCCTGCTGGTGAGCTACCCGCTGCTGCTCGCGTTCGTCGGCAAGGTCAGCCCGATCACCTTCTACCGCAACGCCTGGCCCGCCATCGAGCTGGCCTTCGTCTCCCGGTCCTCGGTCGGGACCATGCCGCTCACCCAGCGCGTCACCACCGAGCGCCTCGGCGTGGACCGCGACTACGCCTCCTTCGCGGTGCCGTTCGGCGCGACCACCAAGATGGACGGCTGCGCCGCGATCTACCCGGCACTCGCCGCGATCTTCGTGGCCCAGGTGTTCGACATCCCGCTCGGCGTCGGGGAGTACCTGCTGATCGCGTTCGTCTCCGTGGTGGGCTCCGCCGCGACCGCCGGGCTCACCGGGGCGATCGTGATGCTCACGCTCACCCTGAGCACGCTCGGCCTGCCCCTGGAGGGCGTCGGGCTGCTGCTGGCCATCGACCCGATCCTCGACATGATCCGCACCGCCACCAACGTGGCGGGGCAGCTCGTGGTGCCGGTCCTGGTGGCCCGCTCGGAGGGAAGGCTGGACGAGAGCGTGTTCAATGCCCCGCCGCAGCCGCTCGACGAGGCCCCCCGCTCCACCGTCCGGGTGTCGTCCGAACCCCTTCCGGCCTGACACCGCCCGCCGCACGGGCTCCAGCCGCCTGATCGCCGCCCACCGTACGGGCTCCAGCCGGCCGGAGCCCGTACGCACGCCGGTCCCCGGTCCTGGGGCCCGTACGCGCGCTGTTCCCCTCCCCGGCCCTGGAGCTCATCCGCGCGCCGTTTCCAGGCCAGGACGGGGAACGGCGCCGGGAACGGTCATAGCATGCGAGTCATGACCGCCACCCACGCTCGCCGCCGTCAGCACCTCGCGGCCCTGCTCCCGGCCCACGAGGCCGACGCGATCCTGGTCACCCGCGGTGTCAACGTGCGCTACCTGACCGGTCTGGCCAGCTCCAACGCGGCCGTGCTCGTCCGGGCGGACGCCCGCGCCACGCTGGCCACCGACTCCCGCTACGCCGAGACCGCCCGCCGGACCTGCTCCGACATCGAGGTGATCGAGGAGCGTGACGTCGCCGGATGCCTGATCCCGATGGCCGACCGGGTCGCCGTCGAGGCCCATCACATGCCCGTCGCCGACTACTTCCGGCTCGGCGACGATCTGCTGCGCCTGTCCGGAGTGGTGGAGTCGGTACGGCGGATCAAGGACGAGGCCGAGATCGACCTCATCCGCACCGCGTGCGCGCTCACCGACCAGGCCCTCGCCGACGTGCTGCCCACGCTGCGGCCCGGGATGACCGAGAAGGAGATCGCCAGGGCGCTGGAGTCCCGGATGATCAAACTGGGCGCCGAGAAGCCCGCCTTCGAGTCGATCGTGGCGAGTGGCCCCAACGGCTCGATCCCGCACCACTCGCCCTCGGACCGGCCGCTGGAACGCGGTGACCTGGTCACGATGGACTTCGGTGCGCTCTACGAGGGCTACCATGCCGACATGACCCGGACGGTGGCGATCGGCGAGCCCGCCTCCTGGCAGCGTGAGCTGTACGACCTGGTCCGCGCCGCCCAACGGGCCGGTCGCCGTGCCGTACGGCCCGGCGCCGTCACCCATGAGGTGGACGCCGCCGCCCGTGACCTCATCGCCGAGGCGGGCTATGGAGACTACTTCGGGCACGGCCTCGGCCACGGCGTCGGACTGGAGATCCACGAGGCGCCGTTCCTGTCTCCGGCGAAGCCAGAGCCCGACGATGAGCACGCTAGACTAGAGGATCGAGTTCCGGTCACCGTTGAGCCAGGAGTTTACCTACCGGGCAGGGGCGGCGTCCGCATCGAGGACACGCTCGTGACGCGTGATGACGGACCGGAACTTCTCACACGGACGACCAAAGAGCTGCTTGTCCTTTAAGAGCGGCCGTACGCAGGAGAAACTAGTGGCGACGACGAACGACCTCAAGAACGGCCTGGTGCTCAAGCTCGACGGCGGTGAGCTCTGGACGGTCGTGGAGTTCCAGCACGTCAAGCCCGGCAAGGGTGGTGCGTTCGTCCGCACCAAGATGAAGAACATCCTTTCCGGCAAGGTCGTCGACAGGACCTTCAACGCCGGCGTCAAGGTCGAGGTGGCCACCGTCGACAAGCGCGAGATGCAGTTCTCCTACATGGACGGCGACGACTTCGTCTTCATGGACACCGAGACCTACGACATGCTCCACGTCTCCCGGGCCGCGGTCGGCGACGCCGCCAACTACCTGCTGGAGAACATGCTCGCCACGGTGGCGATCAACGAGGGCAACGTGCTCTACGTCGACCTGCCCGCGGCCGTCGAGCTGATCGTCGCCGAGACCGAGCCCGGCCTCCAGGGCGACCGCTCCACCGGCGGCACCAAGCCCGCCACGCTGGAGACCGGCGCCGAGATCAAGGTGCCGCTGTTCATCACGACCGGCGAGAAGGTCAAGGTCGACACCCGCACCGGCGATTACCTCGGCCGGGCCTGATGTCGGCACGGGGTAAGGCGCGTAGGCGCGCGCTGGACATCCTGTTCGAGGCCGAGGCACGGAGCCAGGACCCGCTGAGCGTCCTGGCCGAGCGCCTGGAACGGGCGGAACCGCCCGTCAACGAATACACCACGACGATCGTCGAGGGCGTGTGCCGGCACCGGACGCGCATCGACGAGCTGATCACCACCTATGCCGAGGGGTGGACGCTCGACCGCATGCCCGCGGTCGACCGCAACCTGCTGCGCGGCGGCACCTACGAGCTCCTGTGGATGCCCGACGTTCCCGAGGGCGTCGTCATCAGCGAGTGGGTCGGCCTGGCCTCCGAGCTGTCGACCGATGAGTCACCGCAGTTCGTCAACGGCCTGATGGCCCGGTTCAAGCAGCTCAAG from Streptosporangium sp. NBC_01756 includes the following:
- a CDS encoding M24 family metallopeptidase: MTATHARRRQHLAALLPAHEADAILVTRGVNVRYLTGLASSNAAVLVRADARATLATDSRYAETARRTCSDIEVIEERDVAGCLIPMADRVAVEAHHMPVADYFRLGDDLLRLSGVVESVRRIKDEAEIDLIRTACALTDQALADVLPTLRPGMTEKEIARALESRMIKLGAEKPAFESIVASGPNGSIPHHSPSDRPLERGDLVTMDFGALYEGYHADMTRTVAIGEPASWQRELYDLVRAAQRAGRRAVRPGAVTHEVDAAARDLIAEAGYGDYFGHGLGHGVGLEIHEAPFLSPAKPEPDDEHARLEDRVPVTVEPGVYLPGRGGVRIEDTLVTRDDGPELLTRTTKELLVL
- the efp gene encoding elongation factor P translates to MATTNDLKNGLVLKLDGGELWTVVEFQHVKPGKGGAFVRTKMKNILSGKVVDRTFNAGVKVEVATVDKREMQFSYMDGDDFVFMDTETYDMLHVSRAAVGDAANYLLENMLATVAINEGNVLYVDLPAAVELIVAETEPGLQGDRSTGGTKPATLETGAEIKVPLFITTGEKVKVDTRTGDYLGRA
- the nusB gene encoding transcription antitermination factor NusB — translated: MSARGKARRRALDILFEAEARSQDPLSVLAERLERAEPPVNEYTTTIVEGVCRHRTRIDELITTYAEGWTLDRMPAVDRNLLRGGTYELLWMPDVPEGVVISEWVGLASELSTDESPQFVNGLMARFKQLKPSLTL
- a CDS encoding LLM class F420-dependent oxidoreductase, which encodes MRIGMALNYSGGFKETVSALADYEKAGLDIVFVAEAYSFDAVSQMGYIAAKTERLQIASGILPIYSRTPTLLAMTAAGMDYVSDGRFTLGLGASGPQVIEGFHGVPYTAPLGRTREVVEICRQVWKRERLTYEGRHYTVPLPAGQGTGLGKPLKIINHPVRDRIPIVIAAIGPKNVELSAELAEGWEPIFYMPEKAADVWGASLAAGKARRDPALGELDVIAQASLAIGDDVSGWLELGRPMAALYIGGMGARGKNFYNDLARRYGYEKEAEQIQNLYLDGKKDEAAALVPHELLEKMSLIGSEGHVRERIQAMRESGVTTLNVAPLGRTHEERVRLIERVRELAS
- a CDS encoding dicarboxylate/amino acid:cation symporter, with product MKRFSFSLQLLLGLVVGVVLGLIARAGDVTWLTTTLTEVGKLFVQLLKLAVPPLVFTAVVVSVANLRNVNGAARLAGKTLLWFLATSLIAVAFGIGLGLILNPGLGVNIATEGAKAVDLEGAGTWVDFLTGIIPTNIVTAFTELNVLQIVFLGVVLGAAALAVGEKAEPFLDFSRSVLELVQKALWWVIRLAPIGTAGLIGKSVASYGWDLLAPLAKFSAGVYIGCLLVLLVSYPLLLAFVGKVSPITFYRNAWPAIELAFVSRSSVGTMPLTQRVTTERLGVDRDYASFAVPFGATTKMDGCAAIYPALAAIFVAQVFDIPLGVGEYLLIAFVSVVGSAATAGLTGAIVMLTLTLSTLGLPLEGVGLLLAIDPILDMIRTATNVAGQLVVPVLVARSEGRLDESVFNAPPQPLDEAPRSTVRVSSEPLPA